One stretch of Salmo trutta chromosome 7, fSalTru1.1, whole genome shotgun sequence DNA includes these proteins:
- the tmem168b gene encoding transmembrane protein 168 produces MCRLRYCVSHCLHAVMTRLEEVNGEVNMWSSVRCLGYLSGLNLLVALCLGLYVRWEKTEEPTILIIFVLALFVLGIASILYYYFSMEKVSLCLLHLWFGFLLGLLCFLNNPTLESNIKEQATNYLLLASVVLRMLWALLERMCGCTRYRPAFLTSAEALELAGFAIASTVLFIQKSMSVVVLVVALATLMVALRMKALLALPNLVCFSIITAVLFFKALGITTNPFALACFFSQLICDPLLDVYFSGLSVTERWLPYLAWRGLWRRLSLLPLLLAEVGFWILAALKLVDLDRWYLMIPGFMLSGVFWAICHVVFVITLWGFHTKLSDCQRVCLAQGAGSSCLDKVMASKGVRHFCLISERLVLFSLVSTVILAALSWQSSSSIFMSMFLLVLALESLFHGLFYELGNCLGGTCVGYAVVIPTNYCSPDGQPTLLPPDQVHMLNMHSTGMLNSIQNFFSHHMIETFGCDYSTSGVTLEALQVKLKAFMELCTADGPRHDTYVVFYSGHTHRSGEWALAGGGTLQLDKILEWWREKNSDSCSRLILVLDSENSLPWVKEVRKVGRLYVAVQGAQLARATDIELQDTPQLGDFTSQWVEYNCNTDSTVQWSERGRTVTAAYGISKHWSDYTLHLPTESDVTQHWRMYFPRMTYPVVQLALWCGGLNLLWLCSVCLRCLKRVKLNWFPPAVLDTGQGFKLVKS; encoded by the exons ATGTGTCGCTTACGGTACTGTGTCAGTCACTGTCTGCATGCAGTGATGACCAGACTGGAGGAGGTCAACGGAGAGGTTAACATGTGGTCCTCTGTCAGATGTCTGGGCTACCTGTCTGGTCTGAACCTGCTGGTGGCTCTCTGCCTGGGGCTCTATGTGCGATGGGAGAAGACTGAAGAACCCACGATCCTCATCATATTTGTTCTGGCCCTGTTTGTCCTCGGGATAGCAAGCATACTGTACTATTACTTCAGCATGGAAAAAGtcagcctgtgcctcctccacctGTGGTTTGGCTTCCTGCTTGGCCTCCTGTGTTTCCTCAACAACCCCACTCTGGAGAGCAACATCAAAGAGCAAGCCACCAACTACCTCCTGCTGGCCAGTGTTGTCTTGAGGATGCTGTGGGCTCTGCTGGAGAGGATGTGCGGCTGCACCAGGTACCGCCCTGCCTTCCTCACCTCAGCAGAGGCCCTGGAGCTGGCAGGCTTTGCCATCGCCAGTACTGTCTTATTCATCCAGAAGTCCATGAGCGTAGTGGTGCTGGTGGTGGCCCTGGCTACTTTGATGGTGGCCCTGCGCATGAAGGCTCTCTTGGCCCTGCCCAACCTGGTCTGCTTCTCCATCATCACTGCGGTGCTGTTCTTCAAGGCGCTGGGCATCACCACCAATCCCTTCGCCCTGGCATGTTTCTTCAGCCAGCTGATCTGCGACCCCTTGCTGGACGTGTACTTCAGTGGGCTGTCGGTGACCGAGCGCTGGTTGCCCTACCTTGCCTGGAGGGGGCTGTGGCGCAGGCTGTCCCTCCTGCCTTTGCTGCTGGCGGAG GTGGGCTTCTGGATCCTGGCAGCCCTGAAGCTGGTGGACCTGGACCGGTGGTACCTGATGATCCCGGGCTTCATGCTGAGTGGGGTGTTCTGGGCCATCTGTCACGTGGTGTTCGTCATCACTCTGTGGGGCTTCCACACCAAGCTGAgtgactgtcagagggtgtgtctggcCCAGGGAGCCGGGAGCAGCTGCCTAGACAAGGTTATGGCTTCTAAAGGAGTCAGACACTTCTGTCTCATCTCTGAACGCCTGGTGCTCTTCAGTCTGGTGTCCACCGTCATCCTGGCTGCTTTATCATGGCAG tCCTCCAGCAGTATCTTTATGAGTATGTTCCTGCTGGTCCTGGCTCTGGAGTCTCTGTTCCACGGCCTCTTCTATGAGCTGGGGAACTGCCTAGGCGGCACATGTGTGGGGTATGCAGTGGTCATCCCCACCAACTATTGCAG TCCTGATGGGCAGCCCACTCTGTTACCTCCGGACCAGGTACATATGTTGAACATGCATTCCACGGGCATGTTGAACAGTATACAGAATTTCTTCTCCCACCACATGATCGAGACGTTCGGCTGCGACTACTCCACCAGCGGGGTGACTCTGGAAGCCCTACAGGTGAAGCTCAAAGCCTTCATGGAGCTCTGCACAGCCGATGGGCCTCGCCACGACACCTATGTGGTATTCTACAGTGGGCATACCCACCGCAGCGGGGAGTGGGCACTAGCAG GAGGGGGCACCCTTCAACTGGACAAGATCCTGGAATGGTGGAGGGAGAAGAACAGTGACTCCTGCTCCCGCCTCATCCTGGTTCTGGACAGTGAGAACTCCCTACCCTGGGTGAAGGAGGTGAGGAAGGTGGGTAGGCTTTATGTGGCGGTGCAGGGGGCCCAGCTAGCCCGAGCCACAGATATCGAGCTCCAGGACACCCCCCAGCTTGGGGACTTCACCTCTCAGTGGGTGGAGTACAACTGCAATACAGACAGCACTGTCCAATGGTCGGAGAGGGGAAGGACTGTCACCGCTGCCTATGGCATCTCTAAGCACTGGAGTGATTACACACTGCACCTGCCCACAGAAAGTGATGTCACTCAACACTGGAGGATGTACTTCCCCAGGATGACCTACCCCGTGGTCCAGTTAGCGCTCTGGTGTGGGGGGCTGAACCTGCTTTGGCTATGCAGTGTCTGCCTACGGTGCCTCAAAAGGGTCAAACTCAACTGGTTTCCCCCAGCCGTACTAGACACTGGCCAAGGGTTCAAGTTGGTCAAATCTTAG
- the znf277 gene encoding zinc finger protein 277 isoform X2, giving the protein MEVVTCVLCSHSTPLSEKDGLLKHLVLEHKLVIADVKLIADFPKYMEYWKNRISEQPITDFCSVIQTNSQGPVEKQEHYFLLCDVLPEDRVLREHLQQKRLEEILEQQQRERDDDSFQRICMFCNDEYTGNRSSLLNHMARDHSFSVGLPDNIVYCVEFLDHLQRKLDNLQCLYCEKTFRDKTTLKDHMRKKQHRRINGNNSEYDCFYIINYLELGKTWEEVQSEDDREMVEDEDDDWSDWQAHPVCAVCLFCEQQSESMEKIYTHMAETHGFDLHKLKTELNLRFYQQVKLVNYIRREIHQCRCYGCQEKFGSKPEVIRHVIEAGHVMQLPETSTWDQPQYYFPTYENDALLCALSDSDSESEHTGPWGDVPVIAEDISNLKVLKQTSILSHLLKNTDSSS; this is encoded by the exons ATGGAGGTGGTGACCTGTGTGCTCTGCTCTCACTCCACCCCTTTGTCAGAGAAGGACGGCCTCCTAAAGCACCTAGTACTGGAGCACAAGCTGGTCATCGCTGATGTCAAACTCATCGCTGACTTTCCTAA ATACATGGAATACTGGAAGAACAGAATCTCTGAGCAACCCATCACAGATTTCTGCAGTGTAATCCAGACTAACTCGCAGGGCCCTGTTG AAAAACAGGAGCACTACTTCCTTCTGTGTGATGTCCTGCCAGAGGACAGGGTCCTCAGAGAACATCTCCAACAGAAACGACTG GAGGAGATCctggagcagcagcagagggagagggatgacGACAGCTTCCAACGCATCTGCATGTTCTGCAATGACGAGTACACTGGGAACAGGTCGTCACTGCTCAACCACATGGCCAGGGATCACTCGTTCAGCGTGGGACTGCCTGACAACATAGTGTACTGCGTAGAGTTCCTTGACCACCTACAGAGAAAACTGGATAA TCTGCAGTGCCTGTATTGTGAGAAAACATTCAGAGACAAGACGACACTGAAGGATCACATGAGAAAGAAACAGCACCGCAGAATCAATGGCAACAACAGCGAGTATGACTGCTTCTACATCATCAACTACCTG GAGCTGGGGAAAACATGGGAAGAGGTCCAATCTGAGGATGATCGGGAGATGGTGGAGGATGAAGATGA TGATTGGTCAGACTGGCAGGCTCACCCAGTGTGTGCTGTGTGCCTGTTCTGTGAGCAGCAGTCAGAGAGCATGGAGAAGATCTACACACACATGGCG GAAACCCACGGATTTGATCTGCACAAGTTGAAGACCGAACTCA ATCTGCGGTTCTACCAGCAGGTCAAACTGGTAAACTACATCAGACGAGAGATCCACCAGTGCCGTTGCTACGGTTGCCAGGAAAAGTTTGGGTCCAAACCTGAGGTTATACGTCATGTAATAGAGGCAGGTCACGTGATGCAGCTACCAGAGACGTCAACCTGGGACCAACCACA GTATTACTTCCCCACCTATGAGAACGACGCCCTCCTCTGTGCCTTGTCGGACAGTGACAGTGAATCAGAACACACAGGCCCTTGGGGAGACGTCCCTGTCATAGCTGAGGACATCTCTAACCTGAAAGTCCTGAAGCAGACCAGCATCCTCAGCCACCTTCTGAAGAACACAGACAGCTCTAGTTAA
- the znf277 gene encoding zinc finger protein 277 isoform X1: MAACMEKKMYSDEQEWILEPLCFPEQPATDIGTNSSSHHDMEVVTCVLCSHSTPLSEKDGLLKHLVLEHKLVIADVKLIADFPKYMEYWKNRISEQPITDFCSVIQTNSQGPVEKQEHYFLLCDVLPEDRVLREHLQQKRLEEILEQQQRERDDDSFQRICMFCNDEYTGNRSSLLNHMARDHSFSVGLPDNIVYCVEFLDHLQRKLDNLQCLYCEKTFRDKTTLKDHMRKKQHRRINGNNSEYDCFYIINYLELGKTWEEVQSEDDREMVEDEDDDWSDWQAHPVCAVCLFCEQQSESMEKIYTHMAETHGFDLHKLKTELNLRFYQQVKLVNYIRREIHQCRCYGCQEKFGSKPEVIRHVIEAGHVMQLPETSTWDQPQYYFPTYENDALLCALSDSDSESEHTGPWGDVPVIAEDISNLKVLKQTSILSHLLKNTDSSS, from the exons ATGGCTGCCTgcatggagaaaaaaatgtattcag ATGAACAGGAGTGGATACTGGAGCCTCTGTGTTTCCCTGAGCAGCCTGCTACAGACATCGGCACCAACTCATCCTCTCATCATGACATGGAGGTGGTGACCTGTGTGCTCTGCTCTCACTCCACCCCTTTGTCAGAGAAGGACGGCCTCCTAAAGCACCTAGTACTGGAGCACAAGCTGGTCATCGCTGATGTCAAACTCATCGCTGACTTTCCTAA ATACATGGAATACTGGAAGAACAGAATCTCTGAGCAACCCATCACAGATTTCTGCAGTGTAATCCAGACTAACTCGCAGGGCCCTGTTG AAAAACAGGAGCACTACTTCCTTCTGTGTGATGTCCTGCCAGAGGACAGGGTCCTCAGAGAACATCTCCAACAGAAACGACTG GAGGAGATCctggagcagcagcagagggagagggatgacGACAGCTTCCAACGCATCTGCATGTTCTGCAATGACGAGTACACTGGGAACAGGTCGTCACTGCTCAACCACATGGCCAGGGATCACTCGTTCAGCGTGGGACTGCCTGACAACATAGTGTACTGCGTAGAGTTCCTTGACCACCTACAGAGAAAACTGGATAA TCTGCAGTGCCTGTATTGTGAGAAAACATTCAGAGACAAGACGACACTGAAGGATCACATGAGAAAGAAACAGCACCGCAGAATCAATGGCAACAACAGCGAGTATGACTGCTTCTACATCATCAACTACCTG GAGCTGGGGAAAACATGGGAAGAGGTCCAATCTGAGGATGATCGGGAGATGGTGGAGGATGAAGATGA TGATTGGTCAGACTGGCAGGCTCACCCAGTGTGTGCTGTGTGCCTGTTCTGTGAGCAGCAGTCAGAGAGCATGGAGAAGATCTACACACACATGGCG GAAACCCACGGATTTGATCTGCACAAGTTGAAGACCGAACTCA ATCTGCGGTTCTACCAGCAGGTCAAACTGGTAAACTACATCAGACGAGAGATCCACCAGTGCCGTTGCTACGGTTGCCAGGAAAAGTTTGGGTCCAAACCTGAGGTTATACGTCATGTAATAGAGGCAGGTCACGTGATGCAGCTACCAGAGACGTCAACCTGGGACCAACCACA GTATTACTTCCCCACCTATGAGAACGACGCCCTCCTCTGTGCCTTGTCGGACAGTGACAGTGAATCAGAACACACAGGCCCTTGGGGAGACGTCCCTGTCATAGCTGAGGACATCTCTAACCTGAAAGTCCTGAAGCAGACCAGCATCCTCAGCCACCTTCTGAAGAACACAGACAGCTCTAGTTAA